In Spodoptera frugiperda isolate SF20-4 chromosome 28, AGI-APGP_CSIRO_Sfru_2.0, whole genome shotgun sequence, one genomic interval encodes:
- the LOC118265061 gene encoding STE20-related kinase adapter protein alpha: MFNPDINDYQLTSIITECCGGVAVVYSALYKPNNQNVAIKRYFVDKTKENASLIQQDILTRKELQHANILPYLTSFVHGKELYVVSPLMTFGSCRDILDRYFQEGLPELACALVLRDVLQALQYLHKQLYIHRSVRASHVLVGANGGVRLSGLRSAASMMVRGRRQRHLHQLPPPDADNTNLMWLSPELLEQNLKGYDEKSDIYSLGVLCCELANGAVPFAEVPTTLMFTEKVRGSRPQLLDCSTFPEPCLDDSEMKSMYNTDSGVGDSADGVMRLRQLYAARKLSDTFHHLSEMALQRDPDKRPSATQLLNHPFFKQIRKTDYLPGLIGRVKPIKPDLNDMSALLLQEKLSEMDIEKTTEWDF; encoded by the exons atgtttaacccTGATATCAATGACTATCAACTTACTTCGATAATAACAGAGTGCTGTGGAGGCGTAGCCGTTGTTTATTCAGCGCTTTATAAACCTAATAATCAAAATGTCGCCATCAAGAGGTATTTTGTTGACAAAACTAAAGAAAACGCCAGCTTGATACAG CAAGATATTCTCACAAGGAAGGAACTACAACATGCAAACATACTACCATACCTGACATCTTTCGTACATGGTAAGGAGTTGTACGTAGTGTCTCCACTCATGACGTTTGGCTCTTGTCGTGATATCCTGGACCGGTACTTCCAAGAAGGTCTGCCGGAGCTGGCCTGCGCTCTTGTGCTGAGAGACGTTCTCCAGGCTTTGCAGTATTTACACAAGCAATTGTATATTCATAG GAGCGTTCGTGCCAGTCACGTGCTAGTAGGTGCTAACGGCGGTGTCCGGCTGTCAGGGCTGCGCAGTGCGGCCTCCATGATGGTCCGCGGCCGCAGACAGAGACACCTGCACCAGCTGCCTCCACCCGACGCTGACAATACCAACCTCATGTGGCTTAGCCCTGAACTGCTGGAACAG AATCTAAAGGGCTACGATGAAAAATCGGACATATATTCGCTGGGCGTGCTATGTTGCGAGCTGGCCAACGGGGCAGTGCCCTTCGCTGAGGTTCCTACAACTCTGATGTTCACGGAGAAGGTGCGCGGGAGTCGGCCGCAACTATTGGACTGCTCTACTTTCCCGGAGCCCTGTCTTGATGACTCAGAgatgaaaa GTATGTACAACACAGACAGTGGAGTGGGCGACAGTGCGGACGGCGTGATGCGCCTGCGCCAGTTGTACGCGGCCCGGAAACTATCCGACACCTTCCATCATCTCAGCGAGATGGCGCTGCAGAG GGACCCGGACAAGCGCCCCTCAGCGACCCAGCTCCTGAACCACCCGTTCTTCAAGCAGATCAGGAAGACAGACTACCTGCCCGGACTCATCGGACGAGTCAAACCTATCAAACCTGATCTCA ATGATATGTCAGCTCTCCTGCTCCAAGAGAAGTTATCAGAGATGGATATTGAGAAGACAACGGAGTGGGACTTCTAG